aacagacattttatatttttacacacTGAAAAAAAGCATCTTGAAAGCAGTGGATCAAtccctggactgtccctgtaaAGTGACGACAGACTCGCATGTCCTCTTGGTTTGTCTAGCCcttctttgtgtttttattgtactGATGCGTATCGATATGGCTCGTGTAGCGTCGCTCCTCCGGGGGCGGCGGCCCTATCTGGAGATCAGGGAGCTGCTCTGGGACTGGCTGGAGGAGGTGGTGCCCGCGCTCAGCTGTGAGAATCCGCTGTGGCACGACTCCAGGCTCGTCATCGACCCCCTGCAGGACACGGACAACACACAGGGTCTTTATAGCGCAGTAATGCAACACAGGATCTTTATATCGCAGTAATGCAACACAGAGCGCCACACAGGGTCTTTCTTATACAAGCAGAGACTTGAGTGGTACCAATTGTTACACACTAGTGGGCGTGCACTCCACTGGGGCAGTTGTCGGGACCCCGGAGACCCTGCAGGCGCCAAACAGCCCCACGTGtgacacatatgcacacacacacgggctggACGTACCTGAAGTCCTCGGATGCCAGCACCTCGGTGTAGTACATGACCTTGCACTTGTGTGAGGAGACCTGCAGGGTGGCCAGCACGTCGTCCACGCGCGGCAGGGCGGTGGCCGGGCCCAGGGGCGGCCCATTGGTCTTCCACTGCAGGATGTAGAACCCGGGCCAGCGTGTGATGTGGGAGCCCTGAGGAGAAACGAGAACCCACAGCCCCCGGTCAGCATAGCCGACCCCTGACCCCTCTGCCCTCGGGACATGGGGCTCTCTGACTGTTCACTGGATGGCCGCGCTGTCTTCAGACCTCCGTTGTGACCGAAGCGCTCTCTAGACACGGTCCTGGGGAGCCCCTATCCAGTACGTTTTGTCAGTCATTCTAATTGACATACTGGGACGACATGgaagttattgatcaattaagtaattgttaAATTAAGGGAATTCTGGTCAGTGCGGTCTGAAAACAAGTTAATTTTCTTAATACCAACTCTCACCTGTTTAATTGATCACACTGACATGGTTCCAGATGTTATGAAATTAATAATGAAAGGTTACCTATAGAAGCTGTTGGGTAGGGGCCCTCGAGGACTGGGTTTGTGCAATACTGTGTTAATTCATCCCCTTTATAAATCGTCACACAAGACTATATTTACGACGCGGTGCGAATTATGGTAAGTATGAGGCAGAGGGCGGCCCAGTCTGCTCTCCCAGGCCCACCTGGATGCTCTCGCCCTCCCGGCACATGAGCGGCGACTCCACCATGCTGTAGTCCACCCCCAGCACCCAGCTCCTCTCGATCAGCTGCACGTTGTTGCCCCCTGGCGTGGACAGAGAGGGGTCCCTCCGGGCCGCCTGTGGGGATCTCTTGGAGTGGAAGATGTTGAACACCAGGTCTCCCTTGAGGATGTCGAAGTCCCACGTGATCACGGACGAGCCCTCCAGGATCTCTACCACAATCTGGGGAGCGAGGGAGACGGACGAAGCAAGAAATGAAGGAAGGAATGAAGGAACGGATGAATGAAAGAACGAATACAAGagaatgtgtcagtgttgtgcagtgtggagGGGTCCTGACCTCGTGTGGCGCGCCTTTGAAGACTGTGGCGGACTGGTAAATGGTCTCGGTCCACAGCTTGATGTGATCCGAATTCTCCAGCTCCTCCTCTGTCTGGTAGAAGGACTTGGGAACCAGGCCCCCCTCCGGCACGTTGCACTGTCCAACAGCACAGGGGGCATGTCACTTTCTCTGCTCCACACAGAGCCATGCTTGTGTTTGAGATTGATTTGTGCGTTAGTCACTAAGTTTGGGGCGGgagtatttaaaaactataaaaagcAGAACAAGTCTTATCGGTTTCCTAGAACCCAGCGGGAGAGGTACACTGTTAGGCTGGTTTTGTAAAGCTCCAGCTGAGATAGTGTCTGGATTTTTCTCTTTAAATCGTAcaaaacccatccatccatcctcCACGCCCGTGTGTCTGTAATACCCCGCCGCCCAGCCGCGTCGGAGCCGATTCATAACCCCTGCCCCGCGCTTTGAGCCGGGAGACGAGCTATTGATTGGGACGGAAGATGGTTAAGTAGCTTACCAGACAATCCCCCCCGAGGAAGTCGGGTATAATCTCCTTGTCGATGTAATCCACCAGGCCGCCCACCCCCTGGTAGTTGTTCCCGCTGTAGATGAGGAATTTCTGCCGCGTGTTGTCGTTGATGAAGGGGCTCACCTGCAccgggagggagagaggagaggcgtCGGTGCGCTGTGCTGCGGAAACGCAGAGACCTGCAGCCTGACTGTGGCGATGCACCACAATTATAGCAAAGGCTCAGATTCCTTCATTGATCGTGACTCattattggtattattattattattttgattaattgaatgATCAGTACCCGCTCTGCCGTCACCGTGCAGCTCCCCGGCACTCGGTACTCACCAGTGTCCACAGGACAGGGAAGACCCGGGGGGCGCGGACAATCAGGAGCCTGCCCAGGGTCTCGGGGTAATTGGCTTCTACCACCTCGATGATGCGCAGCAGGGCCTTCACCCCTGGCCTCCACAGGTGCCTCATGTTCAAGCCCTCCAGATCCACCAGGCAGGTCCAGGACCTGTACCGGAAGAGAACGTGTGTGTCACGGGCCGGACCAAGCCGGGGGAGATCGGTGTCGTGTGAATCTGCGGTGAAGGTCCTGTTCTGGTGCTCTGCCACGCCACACATGTGAACCCAGTCCACATCACAGTCTCGGTCAATAAACCAGACCTCAGGCGCCGATCCGCGGCTTCTAGAACCCCACCAGAACCACACTCACGTGATGGGTCTCCCGAAGAGCTGCGTGTTCTCCTCACATCTCTTCTGGCCTTCTTCATTGATGGACAGCACCTGCAGGGCCAGCACAGAGCAAGTGAGACATCAGTGttcatccctccctctctctctctctccccctcatcAGCgttcatccctctctctccacactgTGGGCGGTTGTATCTCCAGGGTACCTACATGCCTGAGCAGGGCCTCCTCTCCCAGCGCCTTGACCAGCCCCTTGGTGTCCATCTGGCCGAGGCGCAGGATGTAGAGCGGGCGGCCGTTGCGGTCGTGGAAGTGCCAGCCCCCGGCATAGTACTCGTCCAGGAAGGCGGGGGGCCGCCAGGTCTCCAGGATGTAGTCCACCTGGTACTGCTTCCGCCAGGTCAGCGACTGGCACAGCATCTCCCGGGCCTTGTCCATATTGAAGTCCCGGGCCCGGAGGAAGCGCAGGATGTGCTCGTCGCGGGGGATCTGCACAAGAGAGGAGCGGGTCAGAGCGAGACCCCCAGCCCACCTCGGGCCCGTCTCTCTCGGGGCCACAAGAGCGACACAGAGGAAATCACAGCAAACATGAGTAGCTCGGAAAAGGAAACCAACCGAAACAGTTGAATGGATGAAGGCAGTCTGTTCTCATGTTGCAAACAGGGTGTGTTTCCAACATGTTGCTGCTGGGCGATTAATAGGTGGCCGGTCATGCAGGTCAATGTAcataaagagaaataaaatccagAGCCAGAAAGCTTGTGTTGTGCGAAAGGGTTATTCGAATCTTTCTTCATGCAAACTGTTGCAAATCAGGAATGAATCGGCTCCGGGGGTTTTGTGCATTCATTAAAACCCTTAATcagagaaaggacattttctCAGACGTCACTAAAGTCTATCAGCGGTCGATCGAAATGGAAATCTGTCTCGTCACTAAATCGGGCGCCAGCACCAAATGAGGGCGTGAGAGGAAGCTGCAATTTAAGGATCTGATTAAAAATGGGAAACGAAACGTGGCCAAGCTCTTGACAATGATGGGATGAGTGTTAATGGAGCTCAAAGTCAAACCGTATTAGAAGGAGATTTGTATGCTCCGGTTCTATAGCAGCAGCCCGTCCTGCTGCTCTAGGCCTGTGCTGTCCTGGTCCAACATGACCTTTGCTCAAATGGCGTTCTTGTGACCTTTGGCTTTGCAATGTGCGACTGACGGCTGACCAAGGAAACCCCGCTCCTCTTTGACACGGCGATCACTGCATTAGAAACACGGCGCGGCTGCTGCTACAGAACCAACATATAAATCTCCGTGAGGTTTTCTGTGAAGATAGAATCTGCAAGGAGGcgtgttttttctctcttttttcctcTGGCGTGTCGTGCATCACCGGCCGCTACACTGCAGTGCCCCCCCCGATCGCTAACAACACCTGCAGCCTGACACTGTTCTGcacacgcccccccccccccgccgatCAAAGACTGCATTCACTATTATCTTCTACTGGTTTACAATTGAATGTCCATCCTACTCCCTTCTGCGTATATAAAACACCAGCTAGCCCCTGTGCGTTTCCTGACACAATGCCGCCTGCTGCTAAAATCCCCTAGCAGACTTATAGCGCCCTGCGTATACACCTTGATCTATATTTATAACCCCAAACGAGAGATTAACGTATTGTGGGCTCCGCTTCACTCTCTATCACATCCCCACATCCACCCTGCCAAATGCTGTCACTGTAGGAGAGTAAACAGTGCTTCAAACAGTTTAGGACCAGTGATCGACGCTGCTTTGTTCCTCCCACAACCCCTGAGAGTTTTGGTTTCATGTGCAAATATAAGCTTTCCTGGCTAGAAAATCACTGCAgtcccacacacccacacaggcCCTGTGCCCCCGCATTCACAATTTGGTGTAGCTGATTGATTGTTGACACACAACAGTGCGCTCACGCTAGGCAGCGGTATAATTGCAGTAGAGATGCTCACACAGTCTTCTACAATTATAATCGTTTAAAGTCTCATTGGTTTGCTAACGATTCCTCCCCAGATCTATAGGTTTGTCCACACGGTTCACACAGCATGCATTACTCTTTACCTTTTCTGGCTTCCATTCACCAGCTTCTGACTACAGAAAAAGAGAATTATTTTTCAGAGAGTGAAGCCACTGGCACTAAAGCAGCGACGCAACACGCAGTCGTGCTGAATCGGCGGCTCACACTCAGGCATGAGTCCAGTGACACCACTGTCCCAGCGGAGCTTTACTCAGATACTGGGTCGTGGTTTTCTGTGACTATAAGGCGTTTGCATTTTGGGGGAAAAGAAAagtcaatatttacatttgaaaagcaCGTTAGTGACAGAGAAGCTTACACAGTTACATGACAGTAGCCTCGGACTCATACATCTgtttatctgtttgtttgtgtatttctttGACTATGTGTTCAAACATGTTTCCGTTCAGAAACCCGTTGTTAACATCGATACTCTCTAACCACTGTGAGTGCGAAACTAATTCATGAGCGGGACAGACAGCGCTGCACTGTCTacataaacaagcaaacaaacacagctgtGTGTGACGGGGGTAAGAGTTGGCGCAGGTGTACCTTTCCTTTGTGCGTCTCCTGTAGCCACTGCCTGAGCTGGATCAGACCACTCTCCTGCATCGGCGTCAGCTGCCCCAGGTAGCGTTCGATATAATCGGCATCTAACTTGTCTGCTATAACATACAGCCACAAACAACACAAGATTAGTTACGTATTGTGATTCCCACAGCGCAGCAATCTGACATCCATCGACAAGCGTTCTCAATATGATACGTTCGCCTAGTTTAAACGTACTACAGACCCATTGAGGTGTGAAGTGATCGCTCTCCTGCATACGAATCCTGCGGTttacaaaaacagcagcagcaaacaaaaCCGAACgaataaaccaaacaaacaaacacaaacaggtgCGGCACCAAGAGTCGGGCGATGTCTCTGTGTGGTTTCGGTTTCTGTGCTGCCCGTCACGGCTCCTGCACTTTGACCCGaggatggagggagagggagcagcgCTGCGCTCACCTCTCACACACTGATCTACAGACCCGGCGGGGCGGGGTGGCGGGGGCAGTAACAGCAGTGACACAGTCCATTGCCCTGCTGTGTCATGGGTTTGTGCGTTTGCTGAAACAGCTCAGGGACAGTCGCTGGGTGTGGGGTGCTGTGTGTTCCTCAGTTACACTCTCTGCTGGAGCGAGGGCTGCCTCCGATACGTCTCTTATAGCAGATCCATCTGCCTTcactacataagaacataagacatcgagaggagcccattcgccccatcgtgctcgtttggtgtccattaataactaagtgatcaaggatcctatccagtttgtttttgaatgttcccaaattgactcttcagccacatcgctggggagtttgttcagattgtgacgcctctctgtgtgaagaagtgtctcctgttttctgtcttgaatgccttgaagcccaatttccatttgtgtcccgggtgcgtgtgtccctgctgatctggaaaagctcctctggtttggtgtggtcgatgcctttcatgattttgaagacttggatcaagtccccacgtagtctcctctgttccagggtgaaaaggttcagttcctcagtctctcagagaCCGAGATTAGGAGCAGACAGGTTACAAAGAGGGGAACAGCTCCGTTTACTGTCATTGTCCTTGGGCAATGGAAGTAAACGGAGCAGTCCCTCCTTTGTAACGAAGTCAGTGAAATATCTGCAGTGTAAACTAGAGAGTCATTTGTGTGCTGGACCATTAGAGGGCGATGTGACCGCAGGGAAAGAGTATCTCCTGGCTGGGAGACGAGGTCGGGACAGGACAGAGATCCCCAGCAGAGCCCAGACACTGGTGAACCACCGCCAGAAATATATTAGACAAACCGGAcagacaaattaattaaaactctCTTGGTACGCAGGTGAGTGCGGTCAGCGTGGAAAGACAGCATTTAATTCCCCATCGGACAGAAAGAAACCCCTCAGAACAGAGACTGTGGACGGTCGGTCCACTGCTGCGATGCTAAAGGACGGGGGAGGAAAATGGACacttaattatgattattaatgatgatgatgatttgaaTCAGCAGCCTCGACTCACCGTCTGGCGTGGTGGGCTCGGGGGGGCTCAGGCCGCAGGGGGTGGTCTCTTTGGtggtgctgtgtgtctgggggTCCATTTCCGTGCGGGACGGCAGGGGCAGCAGCTGCGGGGGGGCGCGGGGGGGGCCCGGCAGCTTGCGGGGGGCGGGTCTCTGCGGGGGGGGGGCCCAGCGCGGGATCTCGGACACGCCCTCGGCGATGAGCTCGTTCAGGTAGTACTCGATCACCTCCTTGCCCTGGAGGAGAGGCAGTGTGACTGTCATcaccattatttattatttattagtgaTTGTACTGCCTTCACCACAATCAATTCAAATATAGTGCTGTgaaaacgttttaggcaggtgtgaaaaaatgctgtaaagtaagaatgctttcaaaaatagacatgttaatagattatatttatcaattaaataaatacaaagtaaatgaacagaagaaaaatctacatcaaatccatatttggtgtgaccaccctttgccttcaaaacagcataaattcttctaggttcacttgcacaaagtcagggattttgtaggcatatagtcaggtgtctgattaaacaattataccacacaggtgctaatgatcatcaattcaatatgtaggttgaaacacaatcattaactgaaacagaactgggtgaggaacagagccctgatctcaacatcatcgagtctgtctgggtttacatgaagagagagaagcaactgaggctgcctaaatccacagaagaactgtggttagttctccaggatgtttgggccgacctacctgccgagttccttcaaaaactgtgtgtaagtgaacctagaagaactgatgatgttttgaaggcaaagggtggtcacaccaaatattgatttgatgtagatttgtcttctgttcactcactttgcatttatttaattgataaatataatctattaacatgtctatttttgaaagcattcttactgtacagcatttcttcacacctgcctaaaactctTGCACAGTACTGAATGTGGTTATATTGTTACTCAATAGTGATGTAAGAGGCCGTcagtctgtgtccctgtgtctgtcACTCCCACAGACAGTGCAGGACCAGGATTAGAAACAAACAACGCAGAAACAGTGAATAAGGTTGTGAGCCCAGCCTGGAGTCCGGCCAGTGTCACTTCGACAGACACTCGCACTCGCACACTCACAGATAGCTATGGTACATATTCTGGGAAATGGGCAGGTTCGGCCCAGTTTCTGCGGCTCCTCCGTGCCGAACCCTGAGCCGCTCCACACACGTGCCTCAGCACATCCGAGCGGACATCTGGCTCAGGAATGTCCCCCCCAGCCCGCCGCTGCTGATCCGGGCTCAGTTTAGCCCCCGGCTGCGCTCCTTACAGGGACAGCAGTTCCCAGGCAGGACAGACGGACACATTTTCCCTGACTGTTTGTAAAATGCCGTCAGGACATGAACCCCGCATTCCTCCCCGGCTCTCCAGCACTGTCCCGTCCTGTGATAATTACCCGCTTGATGTTGGCCGTGTACTGCTTCATGGCGATCTTCTCCACTGTGTTCTCGAACCCGAAGAAGGACTTGATGTCTAAGGAGGCCGACTGCTCGAAGCACGTCCAGTCCTCGTTCTCCGGGTGAACCTGCGAGGGAGAAACACGCAGACGCACACGCatacacgcacagacacacacacacgcacacagacatgtTCACAGTGAGCATTTCAGATGTACCTTCACATTTACTTTGCTAACTGCTTTCTGTGCAGTGCTTACACATCTATTCACAGCAGAGTTTTGACACTATGCTTGGTGGCTGTGCAGCTCCAGTAAGAGGTTCTGGGCCCGGGTTCCAGTGGCTGGGCATCTGTGTGCTGAGGGATTGTGGGTTTGTGAGATAGAGGGGGCCGTGCGGAGACAGGTGGCAGCTGgggaatgtaaaataaatagagCGCCTCCTCTGCGAAGACATGCAATTTGTCACAGACGCAAACGTATACTTTTCAGCAGACTCTCAGGCGGATGGattccctcctcctctctgccAAGAAAATTACAGTCGCACAGCTCCGCCGGGCTGACGGACGCTGTTTGGTGAAGAGGCCCTCAAAAGCCGGTAACAATAGGGGGCGGGAACGGCGTGGTAACACTCCCACGCTGCCGAGGTGCTCTGTGCACGTCCGTCACCGCGGGGAGAGAGCAGCACAATCTGGATCAGCGCCGAGTTTGTAAATAGAAACGGGGCGAAACAATGCGATAAATAAGGACACCTAACCCTGAACAGAAAGGAAGCTGTGAGTTTGTTTTGTCACAGAAGACCCGTCCCGCCAGCGTCGTCACAACCCTCTCTCTCCTCGTTTGGGTTCGGACTTCATTACGGACGCACATTGTCCCGGGTGCAAGAAAAGGAATATAGTCGCTTAGTTAACCAGGAAGAGTTGTGCAGCAGGTGCGTTCAGGAGCAACACCGCTGTGTTTCTCTCGCACACAATCTCCGCTCGTACCGAGAGGAAAGCGCTGTCCTGGAAACGACAAACACTGGCACAGGACTCCACAATCAATGGGCATCTATCTCTATAATGGGAGGCTACTGTATCTCAGACCAAATCACATCTTTGATCTGTCTGCCAAATGTAAATTacaacacctatatattattctgGACAGAGGAAGCTCAACCGACCAACACAAACGCACCGTCAAGAGTTTTCAATTTGCTGATGGAGGAGAGTCTTTCATGAGCTCTGCGTTTTTCTGTTAATACCTCGTCTCTAAAAACAACGTAAATATctcaataaaatgtaaaaaagatgCAGGTCCTTGCTCTCACACTGTGTAAACTCAGACACTCTCTCACTGTGTAATCTCAGACACTGTGTAATCTCAGACACACCACTGTGTAAACTCAGACACACTCTCACTGTGTTGTGTAATCTCAGACACTCACGCTGTAGCTGCAGGTCTCGATGACCGTGACTCTGTTGGCGAAGGTTTCATTGTTGGCCTCGATGAGCAGCGTCCTGTCTTTCCAGTTGAGGATGTTCTTCTGTATGAAGTAGACATACTCCAC
This sequence is a window from Amia ocellicauda isolate fAmiCal2 chromosome 17, fAmiCal2.hap1, whole genome shotgun sequence. Protein-coding genes within it:
- the LOC136712770 gene encoding SEC14-like protein 5 isoform X3; this translates as MRTDSTKPMQNKPVCAEEGSAVTEDEATELPVCDVREKMVQKYQSPVRVYKYSFEMVMAAYEKRFPTCPLIPVFLGSEVLRESCSEDGALQVTERSCKLNVDAPRLLKKIAGVEYVYFIQKNILNWKDRTLLIEANNETFANRVTVIETCSYSVHPENEDWTCFEQSASLDIKSFFGFENTVEKIAMKQYTANIKRGKEVIEYYLNELIAEGVSEIPRWAPPPQRPAPRKLPGPPRAPPQLLPLPSRTEMDPQTHSTTKETTPCGLSPPEPTTPDADKLDADYIERYLGQLTPMQESGLIQLRQWLQETHKGKIPRDEHILRFLRARDFNMDKAREMLCQSLTWRKQYQVDYILETWRPPAFLDEYYAGGWHFHDRNGRPLYILRLGQMDTKGLVKALGEEALLRHVLSINEEGQKRCEENTQLFGRPITSWTCLVDLEGLNMRHLWRPGVKALLRIIEVVEANYPETLGRLLIVRAPRVFPVLWTLVSPFINDNTRQKFLIYSGNNYQGVGGLVDYIDKEIIPDFLGGDCLCNVPEGGLVPKSFYQTEEELENSDHIKLWTETIYQSATVFKGAPHEIVVEILEGSSVITWDFDILKGDLVFNIFHSKRSPQAARRDPSLSTPGGNNVQLIERSWVLGVDYSMVESPLMCREGESIQGSHITRWPGFYILQWKTNGPPLGPATALPRVDDVLATLQVSSHKCKVMYYTEVLASEDFRGSMTSLESCHSGFSQLSAGTTSSSQSQSSSLISR
- the LOC136712770 gene encoding SEC14-like protein 5 isoform X2, whose translation is MRTDSTKPMQNKPVCAEEGSAVTEDEATELPVCDVREKMVQKYQSPVRVYKYSFEMVMAAYEKRFPTCPLIPVFLGSEVLRESCSEDGALQVTERSCKLNVDAPRLLKKIAGVEYVYFIQKNILNWKDRTLLIEANNETFANRVTVIETCSYSVHPENEDWTCFEQSASLDIKSFFGFENTVEKIAMKQYTANIKRGKEVIEYYLNELIAEGVSEIPRWAPPPQRPAPRKLPGPPRAPPQLLPLPSRTEMDPQTHSTTKETTPCGLSPPEPTTPDDKLDADYIERYLGQLTPMQESGLIQLRQWLQETHKGKSEAGEWKPEKIPRDEHILRFLRARDFNMDKAREMLCQSLTWRKQYQVDYILETWRPPAFLDEYYAGGWHFHDRNGRPLYILRLGQMDTKGLVKALGEEALLRHVLSINEEGQKRCEENTQLFGRPITSWTCLVDLEGLNMRHLWRPGVKALLRIIEVVEANYPETLGRLLIVRAPRVFPVLWTLVSPFINDNTRQKFLIYSGNNYQGVGGLVDYIDKEIIPDFLGGDCLCNVPEGGLVPKSFYQTEEELENSDHIKLWTETIYQSATVFKGAPHEIVVEILEGSSVITWDFDILKGDLVFNIFHSKRSPQAARRDPSLSTPGGNNVQLIERSWVLGVDYSMVESPLMCREGESIQGSHITRWPGFYILQWKTNGPPLGPATALPRVDDVLATLQVSSHKCKVMYYTEVLASEDFRGSMTSLESCHSGFSQLSAGTTSSSQSQSSSLISR
- the LOC136712770 gene encoding SEC14-like protein 5 isoform X1 encodes the protein MRTDSTKPMQNKPVCAEEGSAVTEDEATELPVCDVREKMVQKYQSPVRVYKYSFEMVMAAYEKRFPTCPLIPVFLGSEVLRESCSEDGALQVTERSCKLNVDAPRLLKKIAGVEYVYFIQKNILNWKDRTLLIEANNETFANRVTVIETCSYSVHPENEDWTCFEQSASLDIKSFFGFENTVEKIAMKQYTANIKRGKEVIEYYLNELIAEGVSEIPRWAPPPQRPAPRKLPGPPRAPPQLLPLPSRTEMDPQTHSTTKETTPCGLSPPEPTTPDADKLDADYIERYLGQLTPMQESGLIQLRQWLQETHKGKSEAGEWKPEKIPRDEHILRFLRARDFNMDKAREMLCQSLTWRKQYQVDYILETWRPPAFLDEYYAGGWHFHDRNGRPLYILRLGQMDTKGLVKALGEEALLRHVLSINEEGQKRCEENTQLFGRPITSWTCLVDLEGLNMRHLWRPGVKALLRIIEVVEANYPETLGRLLIVRAPRVFPVLWTLVSPFINDNTRQKFLIYSGNNYQGVGGLVDYIDKEIIPDFLGGDCLCNVPEGGLVPKSFYQTEEELENSDHIKLWTETIYQSATVFKGAPHEIVVEILEGSSVITWDFDILKGDLVFNIFHSKRSPQAARRDPSLSTPGGNNVQLIERSWVLGVDYSMVESPLMCREGESIQGSHITRWPGFYILQWKTNGPPLGPATALPRVDDVLATLQVSSHKCKVMYYTEVLASEDFRGSMTSLESCHSGFSQLSAGTTSSSQSQSSSLISR
- the LOC136712770 gene encoding SEC14-like protein 5 isoform X4; translation: MVQKYQSPVRVYKYSFEMVMAAYEKRFPTCPLIPVFLGSEVLRESCSEDGALQVTERSCKLNVDAPRLLKKIAGVEYVYFIQKNILNWKDRTLLIEANNETFANRVTVIETCSYSVHPENEDWTCFEQSASLDIKSFFGFENTVEKIAMKQYTANIKRGKEVIEYYLNELIAEGVSEIPRWAPPPQRPAPRKLPGPPRAPPQLLPLPSRTEMDPQTHSTTKETTPCGLSPPEPTTPDADKLDADYIERYLGQLTPMQESGLIQLRQWLQETHKGKSEAGEWKPEKIPRDEHILRFLRARDFNMDKAREMLCQSLTWRKQYQVDYILETWRPPAFLDEYYAGGWHFHDRNGRPLYILRLGQMDTKGLVKALGEEALLRHVLSINEEGQKRCEENTQLFGRPITSWTCLVDLEGLNMRHLWRPGVKALLRIIEVVEANYPETLGRLLIVRAPRVFPVLWTLVSPFINDNTRQKFLIYSGNNYQGVGGLVDYIDKEIIPDFLGGDCLCNVPEGGLVPKSFYQTEEELENSDHIKLWTETIYQSATVFKGAPHEIVVEILEGSSVITWDFDILKGDLVFNIFHSKRSPQAARRDPSLSTPGGNNVQLIERSWVLGVDYSMVESPLMCREGESIQGSHITRWPGFYILQWKTNGPPLGPATALPRVDDVLATLQVSSHKCKVMYYTEVLASEDFRGSMTSLESCHSGFSQLSAGTTSSSQSQSSSLISR